The Arachis ipaensis cultivar K30076 chromosome B07, Araip1.1, whole genome shotgun sequence genome includes a window with the following:
- the LOC107607392 gene encoding uncharacterized protein LOC107607392: protein MTTTEHAFAEVQEPQQLPFLGVQREPEDEQLAHFLAALKKLQVNISLAKDLRRDETVVLTKKCSALVQNELPRKMVDPGSFQLLCPIGKITFDKALYNLGLSLNLIPSSVMKKLGIQEAQETRITMQRTDQSLRQSHGIVENVLVKVGELFFPTGSDMEEDAIDSIILGTSLLATKRALIDVEQGEKAPRLHEDWMVFEVFNLPLPPDKGRHLHKGFNIQASSLGWN, encoded by the exons ATGACTACCACAGAGCACGCCTTTGCAGAGGTGCAAGAGCCTCAACAGCTACCTTTCCTAGGTGTGCAAAGAGAACCAGAAGATGAGCAACTGGCTCATTTCCTAGCAGCACTCAAGAAGCTGCAAGTCAATATATCTTTAGCAAAG GACCTAAGGAGAGATGAGACTGTGGTACTAACCAAAAAATGTAGTGCTTTAGTCCAGAATGAACTACCAAGGAAGATGGTAGATCCAGGTAGCTTTCAGCTCCTATGTCCTATTGGAAAGATCACTTTTGACAAGGCCTTGTATAATCTTGGCTTGAGCTTAAATTTGATACCTtcatctgtgatgaagaagctaggaatccaagaggcacaagaaacaaGGATTACCATGCAAAGGACTGACCAGTCCTTAAGGCAATCACATGGGATAGTAGAGAACGTACTAGTAAAGGTTGGAGAGCTCTTCTTCCCTACAGGCTCTGACATGGAAGAGGATGCAATTGATTCCATCATTCTCGGAACCTCACTCTTGGCCACTAAAAGAGCCCTGATAGATGTTGAGCAAGGAGAGAAGGCACCGAGGTTGCATGAGGACTGGATGGTGTTCGAGGTTTTTAACCTTCCATTACCCCCTGACAAAGGGAGGCACTTGCATAAAGGATTCAACATTcaagcctcctcccttggatgGAACTAA